Proteins co-encoded in one Astyanax mexicanus isolate ESR-SI-001 chromosome 1, AstMex3_surface, whole genome shotgun sequence genomic window:
- the LOC103027725 gene encoding zinc finger CCHC domain-containing protein 2 isoform X14 — translation MLKMQLPLKKAEEGEETAEDEKEQSGLFPELAFTAASGRLLQEPTEEPGAPFLTKESVYEWFGLHLSPAKRIEFMYGLLHMCQPLELRFLGSCLEDLARKDFHVLRDFEIRANSSSDLGLLTDVTDPVARSKLLVCLSLLGSDNRECAGILFRILSHVDPALLLVSSYPGSQAFDAFRSLSGDSDEDGTHNCGGFEPFVESRAGLLEQLAVLFTMASLHPAFLFHQRGKLRMQLEKLEQDLIQRQNRRQCVHHNTHAPPQGQPECHFTNSQVNANEKTQTHNLAPAHPSRRAEREAVHIEKIVLKGISRGKTEREYSFEVKWSDMSTSSITKTHLEMKNFLFQLPKEHSTDSFERSILQLLSQKNEGREVEQSLKEKFLSAPHAFRQTGKVCGFFHCGSLSSPSLSCSRRKPYKEDCSEASSQEEDMEPYVQEHRKKPGNKSPGLNMRSSEGKRTDHGSDNNNLTEWRKKSCTLKPICTQYTKPAGGEGENSSTKPKARSATSDCEKRERGIGRVPFVSNGVMSLPSPRPHQPKGKDTAPCQNTYGETSSESYSSPSSPQHDGRESLESEDEKGKDTDSHSDDSRKSVADAVLVCPVTGGLDNALHSLVQIEHGGQEVQPEGTIQGYPQIHFTHHAPYKMPNGPEVLVSASCPKVPDNKVGTELMLPHPVVLPTQTVAIDDRETCSSETPSAVPSFNTSVLGLQPPGSPVLQPILHRFKTAGAQSGTECGVLVPPPHQTPLGAISVVQSGTTYPPALQVGYANPDQVLSSIIPAESHTKTPGLTLPSALPAAFNLPTATTGIPPMGTVGTASSSPVPAPVVPTHTPGPAPSPIPALTHSIAQSDGGYINSSASNNIPQLPQQQLPAARPVLGCNACGCRGSCGSTHVPDYYFHAQMAPRQVFNVPPIFQLTSLCSSNYLSQLNQTPQTNGATQVPFYPTAPSAFAGGTLLHHHSHTHSDHVLGSQAANFGLQQMTAFNRFYQPIYATTMVPGAGGGPGMTLGAVSGGINKKNGTISCYNCGGNGHYAQDCKQPLIDATQQGGFRLKYAPHSETLDNNPD, via the exons ATGCTAAAAATGCAGCTGCCGCTGAAGAAGgcggaggagggagaggagacgGCCGAGGACGAGAAGGAGCAGTCCGGTCTGTTCCCGGAGCTGGCCTTCACAGCTGCTTCGGGCAGGCTGCTTCAGGAGCCTACCGAGGAACCAGGAGCTCCGTTTTTAACCAAAGAATCGGTTTATGAATGGTTTGGTCTGCATCTGAGCCCGGCCAAGCGTATCGAGTTCATGTACGGACTGCTCCATATGTGCCAGCCTTTGGAGCTCCGCTTTCTGGGCTCCTGTCTGGAGGACCTAGCTAGGAAAGATTTCCATGTTCTCAGAGACTTTGAGATAAGAGCCAACTCCTCCAGTGATCTCGGCCTTTTGACGGATGTAACTGACCCAGTGGCTAGATCTAAGCTTCTGGTCTGTCTTTCTCTGCTGGGATCTGATAACAGGGAATGTGCTGGGATACTGTTTCGGATACTGAGCCATGTGGATCCCGCCCTGTTGCTGGTGTCCTCCTACCCAGGCTCTCAGGCTTTCGATGCTTTTCGTTCCCTGTCTGGAGATTCAGACGAAGATGGCACACACAACTGTGGTGGCTTTGAACCATTTGTTGAATCCCGGGCTggactgctggagcagctggcGGTGCTTTTCACCATGGCTTCCCTTCACCCTGCCTTCCTTTTCCACCAGAGAGGAAAACTGAGAATGCAGCTAGAAAAACTCGAGCAGGATCTTATTCAGCGACAAAACAGGCGACAGTGCGTCCATCACAACACCCATGCACCACCCCag GGCCAGCCAGAGTGCCACTTCACAAATTCACAGGTCAATGCGAATGAGAAAACACAAACCCATAACCTGGCACCCGCTCATCCCAGTAGAAGGGCAGAAAGGGAAG CAGTCCACATAGAGAAGATTGTGTTGAAGGGCATCTCAAGGGGCAAGACTGAACGGGAATACAGTTTTGAG GTGAAGTGGTCTGACATGTCAACAAGCTCCATTACAAAAACACATCTTGAAATGAAGAATTTTCTGTTCCAG CTTCCAAAGGAACACTCCACAGACTCTTTTGAGAGGAGTATATTACAGTTACTCAGCCAGAAGAATGAGGGCAGAGAGGTGGAGCAATCACTGAA AGAGAAGTTTCTGTCTGCACCACATGCTTTCCGGCAGACAGGGAAGGTTTGTGGCTTTTTCCACTGTGGCTCCTTGTCTTCCCCCAGCCTCTCCTGCAGTCGAA GGAAGCCTTATAAAGAGGACTGTTCCGAGGCATCAAGTCAAGAGGAAG ATATGGAACCGTATGTTCAGGAGCATCGTAAGAAACCTGGCAACAAAAGTCCTGGTCTTAA CATGAGGAGTTCAGAAGGCAAAAGGACAGATCATGGCTCAGATAACAACAATCTAACAGAGTGGAGGAAAAAGAGTTGCACACTGAAACCCATTTGCACCCAGTACACTAAG CCAgcagggggagaaggagagaaTTCAAGCACTAAGCCAAAGGCTAGATCAGCCACTTCTGATTG tgagaagagagagagaggtattggAAGAGTCCCTTTTGTCAGCAATGGAGTAATGTCACTGCCATCACCACGGCCTCATCAGCCCAAAGGAAAAg ACACTGCACCATGTCAAAACACATATGGTGAGACATCTTCTGAGAGTTACAGTTCACCATCCAGCCCTCAGCATGATGGCAGAGAAAGCCTTGAGAGTGAGGATGAAAAAGGCAAAG ACACAGACAGCCATTCAGATGACTCAAGAAAGTCGGTTGCAGATGCAGTCCTTGTCTGTCCTGTAACAGGAGGACTTGATAATGCCCTTCACTCACTTGTTCAAATTGAACATGGAGGCCAGGAAGTCCAACCTGAGGGCACAATACAGGGGTACCCCCAGATTCACTTTACCCATCATGCGCCATACAAAATGCCCAATGGACCTGAAGTATTAGTATCCGCAAGCTGTCCAAAGGTGCCAGATAACAAAGTAGGCACAGAGCTAATGCTGCCACATCCTGTGGTCCTGCCCACCCAAACAGTGGCCATAGATGACCGAGAGACATGCTCCTCAGAGACTCCTTCTGCCGTCCCTTCTTTCAACACTTCAGTTCTTGGCCTCCAGCCTCCTGGAAGTCCGGTTTTGCAACCTATCTTACATAGGTTTAAAACAGCTGGGGCACAGTCTGGTACAGAGTGTGGAGTGCTGGTCCCGCCACCCCATCAGACTCCACTGGGTGCCATTAGTGTTGTTCAGTCTGGCACAACTTATCCACCAGCACTTCAGGTGGGCTACGCCAACCCAGACCAAGTCCTCAGCTCAATTATTCCAGCAGAGTCTCATACCAAGACTCCAGGATTGACCCTTCCTTCTGCCCTGCCAGCCGCTTTCAATCTGCCAACCGCCACTACGGGTATTCCTCCGATGGGGACTGTGGGCACAGCTTCTTCCAGTCCGGTGCCAGCTCCAGTGGTACCCACCCATACACCTGGACCTGCCCCAAGCCCCATCcctgctctcacacacagcatTGCTCAGAGCGATGGCGGTTACATTAACAGCAGTGCTAGCAACAATATTCCCCAGCTGCCACAGCAACAGTTACCGGCTGCCCGTCCGGTTCTAGGCTGCAATGCCTGCGGGTGTCGGGGCAGCTGTGGCAGCACCCACGTGCCTGACTACTACTTCCACGCACAGATGGCCCCACGGCAAGTCTTCAACGTCCCGCCCATCTTCCAACTGACGTCATTGTGTAGCAGCAATTACCTTAGCCAGCTCAACCAGACTCCACAGACCAATGGCGCCACCCAGGTGCCGTTCTACCCAACAGCCCCGAGTGCTTTTGCAGGTGGCACTCTACTGCACCATCACAGCCACACACACTCTGACCATGTATTAGGTTCCCAAGCAGCCAATTTTGGACTCCAACAAATGACTGCCTTCAACCGCTTCTATCAGCCCATTTATGCTACTACCATGGTCCCAGGGGCTGGCGGTGGGCCAGGCATGACCCTTGGTGCTGTGAGTGGGGGAATCAATAAGAAGAATGGCACCATCTCTTGCTACAACTGTGGGGGTAATGGACACTACGCACAAGATTGCAAACAGCCGCTCATCGATGCTACACAGCAAG GTGGCTTCCGACTGAAGTATGCACCTCATTCTGAAACACTAGACAACAATCCTGACTGA
- the LOC103027725 gene encoding zinc finger CCHC domain-containing protein 2 isoform X4 codes for MLKMQLPLKKAEEGEETAEDEKEQSGLFPELAFTAASGRLLQEPTEEPGAPFLTKESVYEWFGLHLSPAKRIEFMYGLLHMCQPLELRFLGSCLEDLARKDFHVLRDFEIRANSSSDLGLLTDVTDPVARSKLLVCLSLLGSDNRECAGILFRILSHVDPALLLVSSYPGSQAFDAFRSLSGDSDEDGTHNCGGFEPFVESRAGLLEQLAVLFTMASLHPAFLFHQRGKLRMQLEKLEQDLIQRQNRRQCVHHNTHAPPQGQPECHFTNSQVNANEKTQTHNLAPAHPSRRAEREAVHIEKIVLKGISRGKTEREYSFEVKWSDMSTSSITKTHLEMKNFLFQLPKEHSTDSFERSILQLLSQKNEGREVEQSLKEKFLSAPHAFRQTGKVCGFFHCGSLSSPSLSCSRRKPYKEDCSEASSQEEDMEPYVQEHRKKPGNKSPGLNMRSSEGKRTDHGSDNNNLTEWRKKSCTLKPICTQYTKPAGGEGENSSTKPKARSATSDCSEKRERGIGRVPFVSNGVMSLPSPRPHQPKGKDTAPCQNTYGETSSESYSSPSSPQHDGRESLESEDEKGKDTDSHSDDSRKSVADAVLVCPVTGGLDNALHSLVQIEHGGQEVQPEGTIQGYPQIHFTHHAPYKMPNGPEVLVSASCPKVPDNKVGTELMLPHPVVLPTQTVAIDDRETCSSETPSAVPSFNTSVLGLQPPGSPVLQPILHRFKTAGAQSGTECGVLVPPPHQTPLGAISVVQSGTTYPPALQVGYANPDQVLSSIIPAESHTKTPGLTLPSALPAAFNLPTATTGIPPMGTVGTASSSPVPAPVVPTHTPGPAPSPIPALTHSIAQSDGGYINSSASNNIPQLPQQQLPAARPVLGCNACGCRGSCGSTHVPDYYFHAQMAPRQVFNVPPIFQLTSLCSSNYLSQLNQTPQTNGATQVPFYPTAPSAFAGGTLLHHHSHTHSDHVLGSQAANFGLQQMTAFNRFYQPIYATTMVPGAGGGPGMTLGAVSGGINKKNGTISCYNCGGNGHYAQDCKQPLIDATQQGGFRLKYAPHSETLDNNPD; via the exons ATGCTAAAAATGCAGCTGCCGCTGAAGAAGgcggaggagggagaggagacgGCCGAGGACGAGAAGGAGCAGTCCGGTCTGTTCCCGGAGCTGGCCTTCACAGCTGCTTCGGGCAGGCTGCTTCAGGAGCCTACCGAGGAACCAGGAGCTCCGTTTTTAACCAAAGAATCGGTTTATGAATGGTTTGGTCTGCATCTGAGCCCGGCCAAGCGTATCGAGTTCATGTACGGACTGCTCCATATGTGCCAGCCTTTGGAGCTCCGCTTTCTGGGCTCCTGTCTGGAGGACCTAGCTAGGAAAGATTTCCATGTTCTCAGAGACTTTGAGATAAGAGCCAACTCCTCCAGTGATCTCGGCCTTTTGACGGATGTAACTGACCCAGTGGCTAGATCTAAGCTTCTGGTCTGTCTTTCTCTGCTGGGATCTGATAACAGGGAATGTGCTGGGATACTGTTTCGGATACTGAGCCATGTGGATCCCGCCCTGTTGCTGGTGTCCTCCTACCCAGGCTCTCAGGCTTTCGATGCTTTTCGTTCCCTGTCTGGAGATTCAGACGAAGATGGCACACACAACTGTGGTGGCTTTGAACCATTTGTTGAATCCCGGGCTggactgctggagcagctggcGGTGCTTTTCACCATGGCTTCCCTTCACCCTGCCTTCCTTTTCCACCAGAGAGGAAAACTGAGAATGCAGCTAGAAAAACTCGAGCAGGATCTTATTCAGCGACAAAACAGGCGACAGTGCGTCCATCACAACACCCATGCACCACCCCag GGCCAGCCAGAGTGCCACTTCACAAATTCACAGGTCAATGCGAATGAGAAAACACAAACCCATAACCTGGCACCCGCTCATCCCAGTAGAAGGGCAGAAAGGGAAG CAGTCCACATAGAGAAGATTGTGTTGAAGGGCATCTCAAGGGGCAAGACTGAACGGGAATACAGTTTTGAG GTGAAGTGGTCTGACATGTCAACAAGCTCCATTACAAAAACACATCTTGAAATGAAGAATTTTCTGTTCCAG CTTCCAAAGGAACACTCCACAGACTCTTTTGAGAGGAGTATATTACAGTTACTCAGCCAGAAGAATGAGGGCAGAGAGGTGGAGCAATCACTGAA AGAGAAGTTTCTGTCTGCACCACATGCTTTCCGGCAGACAGGGAAGGTTTGTGGCTTTTTCCACTGTGGCTCCTTGTCTTCCCCCAGCCTCTCCTGCAGTCGAA GGAAGCCTTATAAAGAGGACTGTTCCGAGGCATCAAGTCAAGAGGAAG ATATGGAACCGTATGTTCAGGAGCATCGTAAGAAACCTGGCAACAAAAGTCCTGGTCTTAA CATGAGGAGTTCAGAAGGCAAAAGGACAGATCATGGCTCAGATAACAACAATCTAACAGAGTGGAGGAAAAAGAGTTGCACACTGAAACCCATTTGCACCCAGTACACTAAG CCAgcagggggagaaggagagaaTTCAAGCACTAAGCCAAAGGCTAGATCAGCCACTTCTGATTG cagtgagaagagagagagaggtattggAAGAGTCCCTTTTGTCAGCAATGGAGTAATGTCACTGCCATCACCACGGCCTCATCAGCCCAAAGGAAAAg ACACTGCACCATGTCAAAACACATATGGTGAGACATCTTCTGAGAGTTACAGTTCACCATCCAGCCCTCAGCATGATGGCAGAGAAAGCCTTGAGAGTGAGGATGAAAAAGGCAAAG ACACAGACAGCCATTCAGATGACTCAAGAAAGTCGGTTGCAGATGCAGTCCTTGTCTGTCCTGTAACAGGAGGACTTGATAATGCCCTTCACTCACTTGTTCAAATTGAACATGGAGGCCAGGAAGTCCAACCTGAGGGCACAATACAGGGGTACCCCCAGATTCACTTTACCCATCATGCGCCATACAAAATGCCCAATGGACCTGAAGTATTAGTATCCGCAAGCTGTCCAAAGGTGCCAGATAACAAAGTAGGCACAGAGCTAATGCTGCCACATCCTGTGGTCCTGCCCACCCAAACAGTGGCCATAGATGACCGAGAGACATGCTCCTCAGAGACTCCTTCTGCCGTCCCTTCTTTCAACACTTCAGTTCTTGGCCTCCAGCCTCCTGGAAGTCCGGTTTTGCAACCTATCTTACATAGGTTTAAAACAGCTGGGGCACAGTCTGGTACAGAGTGTGGAGTGCTGGTCCCGCCACCCCATCAGACTCCACTGGGTGCCATTAGTGTTGTTCAGTCTGGCACAACTTATCCACCAGCACTTCAGGTGGGCTACGCCAACCCAGACCAAGTCCTCAGCTCAATTATTCCAGCAGAGTCTCATACCAAGACTCCAGGATTGACCCTTCCTTCTGCCCTGCCAGCCGCTTTCAATCTGCCAACCGCCACTACGGGTATTCCTCCGATGGGGACTGTGGGCACAGCTTCTTCCAGTCCGGTGCCAGCTCCAGTGGTACCCACCCATACACCTGGACCTGCCCCAAGCCCCATCcctgctctcacacacagcatTGCTCAGAGCGATGGCGGTTACATTAACAGCAGTGCTAGCAACAATATTCCCCAGCTGCCACAGCAACAGTTACCGGCTGCCCGTCCGGTTCTAGGCTGCAATGCCTGCGGGTGTCGGGGCAGCTGTGGCAGCACCCACGTGCCTGACTACTACTTCCACGCACAGATGGCCCCACGGCAAGTCTTCAACGTCCCGCCCATCTTCCAACTGACGTCATTGTGTAGCAGCAATTACCTTAGCCAGCTCAACCAGACTCCACAGACCAATGGCGCCACCCAGGTGCCGTTCTACCCAACAGCCCCGAGTGCTTTTGCAGGTGGCACTCTACTGCACCATCACAGCCACACACACTCTGACCATGTATTAGGTTCCCAAGCAGCCAATTTTGGACTCCAACAAATGACTGCCTTCAACCGCTTCTATCAGCCCATTTATGCTACTACCATGGTCCCAGGGGCTGGCGGTGGGCCAGGCATGACCCTTGGTGCTGTGAGTGGGGGAATCAATAAGAAGAATGGCACCATCTCTTGCTACAACTGTGGGGGTAATGGACACTACGCACAAGATTGCAAACAGCCGCTCATCGATGCTACACAGCAAG GTGGCTTCCGACTGAAGTATGCACCTCATTCTGAAACACTAGACAACAATCCTGACTGA